One genomic segment of Mesoterricola silvestris includes these proteins:
- a CDS encoding exo-beta-N-acetylmuramidase NamZ domain-containing protein yields MRFILVLLSALVLNAQGFDAKGLAELRGALAGAIGRKVTPGAVVWVGRGGADAHWAQGDRALVPRREPMTEDTVFDVASLTKVVATLPCVMVLVERGKIDLEAPVRAYLPEFAGAGVTVRHLLTHTSGLIPDLALTEAWSGYGEGIRRACACVPDPPPGREFRYSDVNFILLGEIVRRVSGMPLDAFAAREVFGPLGMASTTFRPDPARVAPTERDEHGVMLRGVVHDPTARRMGGCAGHAGLFSTAGDLARYARFLLKGGSVLRPATLALMRSVQTPASVYERRGLGWDLDSSFSRPRGALFGLGSYGHTGFTGTALWIDPASDTFYVLLTTRLHPDGKGVTRDLYYEVGTLAARAAGITERRDTAIFPRTREEVPTVLNGIDVLERSGFGVLKGLRIGLVTNHTGIDNERRATVDVLKAAPGVTLVRLFSPEHGIRGQLDQEGIPDSEDALSGLPVISLYKTGQRAPSPGDLADLDALVFDIQDIGCRFYTYIATLKGCLEAAAAAGKPLIVLDRVNPVRGDRVEGPVVPAAPGFTACHPIAIRHGMTVGELAGMFNAELKLGAKLQVVRVQGWRRDQWYDATALPWKDPSPNMRNLNAAALYPGVGLLETAISVGRGTGTPFQVLGAPYVNDRVLAHELNKLGLPGVSFVPDRFRPTASVFKDQECGGVRILLTDRDALRPVELGVAIAHTLRHLYGSAFDLAKVNRLLQDDASIALLAADKPFQAVVQGWDEARADFLRRRAAFLLYP; encoded by the coding sequence ATGCGATTCATCCTCGTACTGCTTTCCGCCCTGGTGCTGAATGCGCAGGGGTTTGACGCCAAGGGGCTCGCGGAGCTGCGGGGGGCCCTGGCGGGGGCCATCGGGCGGAAGGTGACGCCGGGGGCGGTGGTGTGGGTGGGCAGGGGGGGCGCGGACGCGCACTGGGCGCAGGGGGACCGGGCGCTGGTGCCCCGGCGGGAGCCCATGACCGAGGACACCGTCTTCGATGTGGCTTCGCTCACCAAGGTCGTGGCCACCCTTCCGTGCGTGATGGTGCTGGTGGAGCGGGGGAAGATCGATCTGGAGGCTCCGGTGCGGGCCTACCTTCCGGAGTTCGCGGGCGCGGGGGTGACGGTGCGGCACCTGCTCACCCACACCTCGGGGCTGATTCCGGACCTGGCGCTCACGGAGGCCTGGAGCGGCTACGGGGAGGGCATCCGGCGCGCCTGCGCCTGCGTGCCGGACCCGCCTCCGGGGCGGGAATTCCGGTACAGCGACGTGAACTTCATCCTCCTGGGGGAGATCGTGCGACGGGTGTCGGGCATGCCCCTGGACGCCTTCGCGGCCCGGGAGGTGTTCGGGCCCCTGGGCATGGCCTCCACCACCTTCCGGCCCGACCCGGCCCGGGTGGCCCCCACGGAGCGGGACGAGCACGGCGTCATGCTCCGGGGCGTGGTGCACGATCCCACGGCGCGCCGCATGGGCGGCTGCGCGGGGCACGCGGGGCTCTTCTCCACCGCGGGCGACCTCGCGAGGTACGCGCGGTTCCTGCTCAAGGGCGGGTCCGTCCTCCGGCCCGCGACCCTGGCCCTCATGCGCAGCGTCCAGACCCCGGCGTCGGTGTACGAGCGCAGGGGGCTGGGCTGGGACCTGGATTCCTCCTTCAGCCGCCCCCGGGGCGCCCTCTTCGGGCTGGGCTCGTACGGGCACACGGGGTTCACGGGCACCGCCCTCTGGATCGATCCGGCCTCGGACACCTTCTACGTCCTGCTCACCACCCGCCTCCACCCCGACGGCAAGGGCGTCACGCGGGATCTCTACTACGAGGTGGGCACCCTCGCCGCCCGGGCGGCGGGGATCACGGAGCGGCGGGACACGGCGATCTTCCCCCGCACCCGGGAGGAGGTGCCCACCGTCCTCAACGGCATCGACGTGCTGGAGCGCTCCGGGTTCGGGGTCCTCAAGGGCCTGCGCATCGGCCTGGTCACGAACCACACGGGCATCGACAACGAGCGCCGGGCCACGGTGGACGTGCTCAAGGCCGCGCCGGGGGTGACCCTGGTGCGGCTCTTCAGCCCCGAGCACGGGATCCGCGGGCAGCTGGACCAGGAGGGCATTCCCGATTCCGAGGACGCCCTCTCCGGCCTGCCGGTGATCAGCCTCTACAAGACCGGCCAGCGCGCGCCGTCGCCCGGGGACCTGGCGGACCTGGACGCCCTGGTCTTCGACATCCAGGACATCGGCTGCCGCTTCTACACCTACATCGCCACCCTGAAGGGCTGCCTCGAGGCCGCGGCGGCCGCGGGCAAGCCCCTTATCGTCCTGGACCGGGTCAATCCCGTGCGCGGGGACCGGGTGGAGGGGCCCGTGGTCCCCGCCGCCCCGGGCTTCACGGCCTGCCATCCCATCGCCATCCGCCACGGCATGACGGTGGGGGAGCTGGCGGGGATGTTCAACGCGGAGCTCAAGCTGGGCGCCAAGCTGCAGGTGGTGCGGGTGCAGGGCTGGCGGCGGGACCAGTGGTACGACGCCACGGCCCTGCCGTGGAAGGACCCTTCGCCCAACATGCGCAACCTCAACGCCGCGGCCCTGTACCCGGGGGTGGGCCTGCTGGAGACGGCCATCAGCGTCGGGCGGGGCACGGGAACGCCCTTCCAGGTGCTGGGCGCCCCCTACGTCAACGACCGGGTCCTGGCCCACGAGCTCAACAAGCTGGGCCTGCCCGGGGTGAGCTTCGTTCCCGACCGCTTCCGGCCCACGGCCAGCGTCTTCAAGGACCAGGAGTGCGGGGGCGTGCGCATCCTCCTCACGGACCGGGACGCCCTGCGCCCCGTGGAGCTGGGGGTGGCCATCGCCCACACCCTGCGCCACCTGTACGGCTCGGCCTTCGATCTGGCGAAGGTCAACCGCCTCCTGCAGGACGACGCCTCCATCGCCCTGCTGGCGGCGGACAAGCCCTTCCAGGCCGTCGTCCAGGGTTGGGACGAGGCCCGCGCCGACTTCCTGCGGCGGCGCGCGGCCTTCCTCCTCTACCCATGA
- the dinB gene encoding DNA polymerase IV: MLPTDSMDSGPSRRIAHLDMDAYFASVELLRYPELKGLPVVIGGRRSVPGEGFQRLRDYRGRGVVTTCTYPARAFGVRSGMGLMKAAALAPDAILLPGDYETYARVSRAFKAAVAEVAPAIEDRGIDEIYIDLTEVEGTSAELARRLKEAVKAATGLTCSVGITPNKLLSKIASEMQKPDGVTLLGLEDIPARVWPLPASAVNGIGPKAAAKLEALGIRTIGDLAAADPALLLQRFGQSYGAWLSDAAHGRDQRPLTIVREAKSMSRETTFDRDLHPREDRERLTAILLDLCGRLAQDLERKGLAARTVGIKLRFDDFSILSRDVTLGWAVASPDALRDAARDCLRRVTFDRRLRLLGVRAGSLVTPGTGGAPRPLF; encoded by the coding sequence ATGCTGCCGACTGATTCCATGGATTCCGGCCCTTCCAGGCGCATCGCCCACCTGGACATGGACGCGTACTTCGCCTCGGTGGAACTGCTGCGGTACCCGGAGCTCAAGGGCCTCCCGGTGGTCATCGGGGGGCGCCGGTCCGTTCCGGGGGAGGGCTTCCAGCGCCTGCGGGACTACCGGGGGCGGGGGGTGGTCACCACCTGCACCTACCCGGCCCGGGCCTTCGGGGTGCGCTCGGGCATGGGGCTCATGAAGGCCGCCGCCCTGGCCCCGGACGCCATCCTCCTGCCGGGGGACTACGAAACCTACGCCCGGGTGTCCCGGGCCTTCAAGGCCGCCGTGGCCGAGGTGGCGCCGGCCATCGAGGACCGGGGCATCGACGAGATCTACATCGACCTCACGGAGGTGGAGGGGACCTCGGCGGAACTGGCCCGGCGCCTGAAGGAGGCGGTGAAGGCCGCCACGGGCCTCACCTGCTCGGTGGGGATCACGCCCAACAAGCTTCTGTCCAAGATCGCCTCGGAAATGCAGAAGCCCGACGGGGTGACCCTCCTGGGCCTGGAGGACATCCCGGCCCGCGTCTGGCCCCTGCCGGCCTCGGCCGTCAACGGCATCGGGCCCAAGGCCGCCGCGAAGCTGGAGGCCCTGGGCATCCGCACCATCGGGGACCTGGCTGCGGCGGATCCGGCGCTGCTCCTGCAGCGGTTCGGGCAGAGCTACGGGGCCTGGCTTTCGGACGCGGCCCACGGCCGGGACCAGCGCCCCCTCACCATTGTCCGGGAGGCCAAGTCCATGAGCCGGGAGACCACCTTCGACCGGGACCTGCACCCCCGGGAGGACCGGGAGCGCCTCACCGCCATCCTCCTGGACCTGTGCGGGCGCCTGGCCCAGGACCTGGAGCGCAAGGGCCTCGCCGCCCGGACCGTGGGCATCAAGCTCCGCTTCGACGATTTCTCCATCCTCTCCCGGGACGTGACCCTGGGCTGGGCCGTGGCGTCGCCTGACGCCCTCAGGGACGCGGCCCGGGACTGCCTGCGCCGGGTGACCTTCGACCGCCGCCTGCGCCTCCTGGGGGTGCGGGCCGGGTCCCTGGTGACCCCGGGAACCGGCGGCGCGCCGCGGCCCCTTTTTTGA
- the ric gene encoding iron-sulfur cluster repair di-iron protein, with the protein MSSTITAHTRIGDIVLEHPATMRLFERHNIDYCCGGHRTLAEACAHAGRQASDILPALQGLDAPAPEPLDPKVLAEGSLTALIAHIESTHHAFTREELNRVAPLMEKVARVHGPNHPELARVAVLFTALYDDLMPHLQKEEQILFPFIRGLESGAPACDTCFGSVRGPISVMQSEHEAAGDVLREIRELTRDYTLPDDACGSFRSLYMGLQTLEQDLHLHIYLESHILFPRAADLETAKA; encoded by the coding sequence ATGTCCAGCACCATCACCGCCCACACCCGCATCGGCGACATCGTCCTCGAGCATCCCGCGACCATGCGCCTCTTCGAACGCCACAACATCGACTACTGCTGCGGCGGCCACCGCACCCTCGCCGAGGCCTGTGCCCACGCCGGCCGTCAGGCCTCGGACATCCTGCCGGCCCTCCAGGGCCTGGATGCCCCCGCCCCCGAGCCCCTGGACCCCAAGGTCCTGGCCGAGGGCAGCCTCACCGCCCTCATCGCCCACATCGAGTCCACCCACCACGCCTTCACCCGGGAGGAACTGAACCGCGTGGCCCCCCTCATGGAGAAGGTGGCCCGGGTCCACGGCCCCAACCACCCCGAACTGGCCCGGGTGGCGGTGCTCTTCACGGCGCTGTACGACGACCTCATGCCCCACCTCCAGAAGGAGGAGCAGATCCTCTTCCCCTTCATCCGCGGCCTGGAATCCGGCGCCCCCGCCTGCGACACCTGCTTCGGCAGCGTCCGCGGCCCCATCAGCGTCATGCAGAGCGAGCACGAGGCCGCCGGCGACGTGCTCCGCGAGATCCGCGAGCTCACCCGCGACTACACCCTCCCCGACGACGCCTGCGGCAGCTTCCGCTCCCTCTACATGGGCCTCCAGACCCTCGAGCAGGACCTCCACCTCCACATCTACCTCGAAAGCCACATCCTCTTCCCCCGGGCGGCCGACCTGGAGACGGCCAAGGCCTGA
- a CDS encoding DUF6515 family protein codes for MAITRRFPNVLRFAALSLIACSAFASQPWFRGGGSAGRGGGFHPGGGYHSGGGFRVNPGGFHGGTGFRVYGSVGVLPRGYATYRWGGSPWYMHGGHWYRPWRGAYVGCYPPVGLFVDVLPFGFTAAYYGGVRYYSYDDVYYLDAPSGGYTVADPPDRDEFPREAPPAPEHDALLVSPREGQSAERMKADRADAQRYARKVSGYDPAYSDPSDPGTPRARRAYHKALRSYLEQRGYSVD; via the coding sequence ATGGCCATCACCCGCAGGTTCCCCAACGTCCTCCGTTTCGCGGCCCTCTCCCTCATCGCCTGCTCCGCCTTCGCCAGCCAGCCCTGGTTCCGCGGCGGCGGCTCGGCCGGACGAGGAGGCGGCTTCCACCCCGGCGGGGGCTACCACTCCGGCGGGGGCTTCCGGGTCAACCCCGGCGGCTTCCACGGCGGCACCGGCTTCCGGGTCTACGGCAGCGTGGGCGTCCTGCCCCGGGGCTACGCCACCTACCGGTGGGGCGGCTCCCCCTGGTACATGCACGGCGGCCACTGGTACCGCCCCTGGCGGGGCGCCTACGTGGGCTGCTACCCCCCCGTGGGCCTCTTCGTGGACGTGCTGCCCTTCGGCTTTACGGCCGCCTACTACGGCGGCGTGAGGTACTACAGCTACGACGATGTCTACTACCTTGACGCCCCCTCGGGCGGCTACACGGTGGCCGATCCCCCCGACCGGGACGAATTCCCCCGGGAGGCCCCCCCGGCCCCCGAGCACGACGCCCTCCTGGTGAGCCCCCGGGAAGGCCAGAGCGCCGAGCGCATGAAGGCGGACCGCGCCGACGCCCAGCGCTACGCCCGCAAGGTCAGCGGCTACGACCCGGCCTACAGCGATCCCTCCGACCCCGGCACCCCCAGGGCCCGCCGGGCCTACCACAAGGCCCTGAGGTCCTACCTGGAGCAGCGCGGCTACTCGGTGGATTGA